One region of Puntigrus tetrazona isolate hp1 unplaced genomic scaffold, ASM1883169v1 S000000130, whole genome shotgun sequence genomic DNA includes:
- the tob1b gene encoding protein Tob1b encodes MQLEIQVALNFIISYLYNKLPRRRVNIFGEELERQLKKKYEGHWYPDKPYKGSGFRCIHVGEKVDPVVEEAAKESGLDIEDVRNNLPQDLSVWIDPFEVSYQIGEKGAVKVLYVDDSGENGSELDKEIRNSFNPEAQVFMPISDPVGVSSESSSPSPPPFGQSAAVSPSFMPRSAQPLTFTTASFAATKFGSTKMKNSGRNGSKVARSSPTNLGLNVNSLLKQKAISSSVHSLYGFGLGASPPQQKASALSPNAKEFVFPNLQGQGSSGAFPGENPLSLSPLQYGNAFDVFAAYGSINDKSLMDGLNFSLGNMQYSNQQFQPVMAN; translated from the coding sequence ATGCAGCTTGAAATCCAAGTAGCGCTGAACTTCATCATTTCGTACCTGTACAACAAGCTCCCGCGGCGGCGAGTCAACATCTTCGGCGAGGAGCTGGAGAGGCAGCTGAAGAAGAAATACGAAGGACACTGGTACCCCGACAAGCCATACAAAGGATCCGGGTTCAGGTGCATCCACGTGGGAGAGAAGGTGGATCCGGTCGTGGAGGAAGCAGCCAAAGAAAGCGGGCTGGACATCGAGGACGTCCGCAATAATTTGCCTCAGGACCTCAGCGTTTGGATCGACCCTTTCGAAGTGTCCTATCAGATCGGGGAGAAGGGAGCGGTTAAGGTGCTATACGTGGACGACAGCGGCGAGAACGGCTCCGAGCTGGACAAGGAGATCAGGAACAGTTTTAACCCGGAGGCTCAGGTCTTCATGCCAATCAGCGACCCGGTGGGCGTCTCGTCCGAGTCCAGCTCGCCGTCTCCGCCGCCGTTCGGCCAGTCGGCGGCCGTCAGCCCGTCCTTCATGCCCCGCTCCGCCCAGCCTTTAACCTTCACCACCGCCTCGTTCGCCGCGACCAAGTTCGGCTCCACCAAGATGAAGAACAGCGGCCGAAACGGCAGCAAAGTCGCCCGCAGCTCTCCCACCAACCTGGGTCTGAATGTCAACAGCCTCCTCAAGCAGAAAGCCATCTCCAGCTCGGTGCATTCGCTCTACGGTTTCGGCCTGGGAGCGTCGCCTCCGCAGCAGAAGGCGTCCGCGCTCTCGCCCAACGCCAAGGAGTTCGTGTTCCCCAACCTGCAAGGCCAGGGAAGCTCCGGAGCGTTCCCGGGCGAGAACCCGCTCAGCCTCAGTCCTCTGCAGTACGGCAATGCCTTCGACGTGTTCGCGGCCTACGGGAGCATCAACGACAAGTCGCTCATGGATGGCTTAAACTTCAGTCTCGGCAACATGCAGTATTCAAACCAGCAATTCCAGCCGGTCATGGCTAACTAA